In Mycetocola spongiae, the genomic stretch CCCTGCTGATACCGGCGTTTTTCTTCCTCACCCTATTCACCGTGAAGCCCCTCATCGGCTCCGTCCTCTCCAGCATGCAGGAGCGCGGCGGCGGCGGCTTCACCCTCGAAAATTATGCGCGGCTCGGCGAGGACGAAACGTTTTTGCGGGCCGCCACCAATAACCTGCTGTTTTCGCTGCTGACCGTCCCGCTCTCGCTTGGGCTCGCGATGTGGCTCGCGGTCCTGCTGCACCAGAAGATGCGCGGGCAGGGCTTCCTGCGCGCGGGCGTATTTGCCCCCGCCATCCTGCCAATGGTCGCAATCGCCGTGATCTGGATGTATTTCTACCAGCCCAATATCGGCGTATTTAACACGATCCTCGGCTCCCTGGGGCTCCCCACCCCGGACTGGCTGGGCGATCCCGCGCTGGTCCTTCCCTCGCTCATGGTGATGATGGTGTGGAAGGAGGCGGGCTTTTTTATGATCTTCTATCTGGCAGGCCTCCAGGGCATCGACCCCGAGCTGGAGGAGGCCTCACGTCTCGAGGGCACCGGGAAGTTCCGCCACTTCTGGAAGGTCAGCTTCCCGCTACTGCTGCCCACCACGCTCTTTTCCGCGATCGTGGCCCTCTCGGACAGCATCAAGATGGTGGACTTTGTTTTTGTGATGACCCAGGGCGGGCCCAATAACGCCTCGACCCTGCTGCTGTATCACATCTATAAGGTGTCCTTCGCGCAGCACTGGCCCCAATATGCCGCCGCCATGTCCCTGGTGGTGGTGGCGGTCCTGGTCGCGCTCGCCGTGATCCAGATCCGCCTCATCGACCGCAAGATTCACTACCGTTAGGATTCCCCGGTGCGCACTCACCCCTCCCCGCCCACCCGCATCGAATATCCGTTCGCATGACCGGAACGGCCACACTCGTCCCGCCCGCCAAGCCCTCCGCCGCGCCCGCGCGGGCCCGCAAGCCCCGCGGCGAGCGCATCCTCACGGCCGCCGACCGCACGGAAATGGTCGTGGCCTGGATCGCGGGACTGCTCTGGATCTCCCCCCTCGTATACGTGTTTTATCGCGCCTTCCTGGTGGAGGATGGCGCGGGGGGACACTTCGGCCTGGAGAACATCACCTCCGCCTGGGAGAGGGCTCCCTTTGGCCAGTACTATCTCAATACCACCCTGCTGGTCACGGGCATCACCCTCGCCCAGCTGGTGATCGGCGCGCTCGCCGCCTATGCGTTTGCGCGCTTCACCTTCCCCGGCAAAAACGTCCTGTTCATCTTTGTGCTGGTGCAGCTGATGATCTTCCCCGAGGTTTTTATGTCGGAGAACTATCGCACCATCGCCGGGATGGGGCTGCTGGATACCCTGGCCGGAATCGGGCTGCCCTATATCGCCAGCGCCTTCTGCATCTTCTATCTGCGCCAGGCGTTTATGGGCGTACCGGGGGAGCTTGTGGAGGCCGCGAAGATCGAGGGGGCCTCGCGCCTGGAAATCCTGTGGAAGGTATTTGTGCCGGCCGCCAAGCCGAGCCTGATCGCCTATGCCCTGGTCTCGGTCTCCACGCAGTGGAATAATTTCCTCTGGCCGCTGATCGTGGCCAGCTCCGATACCACCCGCCCGATCACGGTGGGCCTGGTGCGTTTCCTCGCGCCGGAGACGGGAATGGATTTTCCGAAGATGGCCGCGGGTACCGTGATTGTGATCGCGCCGCTGCTCGCGGCCTTCCTGATCGGTCAGCGCGGGTTTATTAATAGCTTCCTGCGCTCGGGGATTAAATAATCCGGCCTTCGCGGGCTTGATCCTCGGGGCCCCGCGCCACATGCGGGTTCCGGTGGCACCCGTCACGCCCTGGCACTCTCGGGATGACAGAAACGGCCCCGCTCACCACCCTGGTGAGCGGGGCCATTTCTATCGCGCAGGAATGGTTCTGCTAGGCGAAAAGGGTCTCGCCACGTTGCGTATCGAAGTACTCTCGGACCTCAACGATCTGTTTATTCCGAATAATAAAATTGGCCATATATCGATTCTGGTAGACGCTTCCTGCCAGGTTCTCGGCACTGGCCTCCCACTCAACAACCGCGTTATCTGCACCGATAGTCATGCTGAGTAGATGTGTGGCGAATGAGCCAGGTTTCATTCGCCGGGTTGCGATGGGGAAGAACTCGCTCACGATTGCCTCGCTTCCGCGCCAGATTCCCGAATTAGGAAGGCGCCCGGGGGCATGCCAGACGGCATCCTCGCTAAACACGTTCTTAAGATCTGCCGGATCGGGACTCCCGAGCGCCCCAAAATATCGCTGCATCACATCGTGGACCTGGTTATTTTCATGCATATGCGCCATATTATCACCGGTTCGAACATTTGTTCTATTCAAAGAGGGTGAAGATAGCCGCACATCAGGTGTGTTGTGGATACGTTGCAGCGGTGATGCCGCCGGGCGCTCGGGTCGGGTATCTTTCCCGGGCGAGTATAAAGCCGGCGTGCACGGCGCGCGCATCAGCCGGGGCTATGAATGAGGGGGTCAGTGCGTGCGGGAGTGGCGACGATCGCCGGGACCTCCCACACGCGTGGGACCGAGGCGTTTAGAGGCTCAGGTCCAGGATCACCTTGCCGCGGCAGCCGCCGGGCTCGCGCAGAGCATGCAGGGCCGCGTCAAACTCGCCCAGCGCAAAGCGATGGGTGATCAGCCAGTCCAGATCCAGCGTGCCGCGGGACAGGCCCGAGAGCACCGCGTTCCAGGCCGCCGGGGTGGACGCGAAGCTGCCGCGCACGCTCAGGTCGCGGTTGATGATCTCATCCACGGGCAGCGGCACCTCCACGCCCCGCCCCAGATAGGCCAGCAGCAGCACGGTGCCGCCCGTGCGCGCGGCGGCCAGCGCCTCAAGCGTGGCCCGGCGACTGCCCGCCGCATCGATGACCAGATCGTATTCACCCGCGGTGGGCTCCCGGAAAAACCGCGAGGCCCCCGAGCGGCGCACCAGCGCCAGCTGGCTCGCCCGGAGGCCACGCACGTGCACCTCGGCGGGGGACCAGGCGGCGCTGAGCCGGGCGGCGAGCAGGCCAATCGTGCCATCGCCGATGATCAGGATGCGGCTGCCGGGCGCGGGCTGGGCACGATCCAGGGCGCGCCAGACCACCGCGGCCGGCTCCAGGAGCACGGCGTTATCCACCCCGATTTCCGGGCCCACGGCATGCAGTGCGCGCGTGGGAACCGCGATCAGCTCCGCGGCCGCCCCGTCGCGGGTGAAGCCCGTCTCGGTGGCAGCGGCGCAGAGATTGGGTTCCCCCGCGAGGCAGCGCGCACACGTGGTGCACCCGATGAGCCCCTCGGCCACCACCAATCCATCCGGACCCGCCCCCACCCACTCGTGGCCGGGGATCAGCGGATAGCGCACCTGATCCGGCGCGATCTGGCCGTCAAGAAGCTCCAGGTCGGTGCCACAGAGGCCGATCAGCAGCGGCCGACACAGCGTCTCCCCGGGGCCCGCGACCGGGGCGGGAACATCGGCGATCCCGATCCGTCCGGGTTCGGCTATGCGCAGGGCGCGCACGCTAGCTCCGCAGCAAACGGGTCAGGGCGAGGGCCGAATCGCGCACCTGTGCGCCGAGGGTGGCAACCTGCTCGGGGGTGCGGGAGATCTTAATCCCCGTGATCGAGAGCGCACCAAAGATCGCGCCCTCGCGCCCCAGCACCGGGGCACTCAGGCAGAACACGCCGTCCTGATCCTCCTCATCATCGATGCCATAACCGCGCTCGCGGATCGCGATCAGGTCCGCGCGCACCCGCGCCGGATCGGTCAGGGTATGCGCGGTGCGCCGCGGCAGGCCGGTCTCGGCCAGCACCCGGGTGGCCTCGGCGGGGTCCAGGTGGGCCAGAATCACCTTGCCCGCGGCGGAGGAATGGGGCAGTTCCCGCACCCCCAACGGCGCGTGGAAGCGCACGTTCCCGGGGGCGTCCACGCGCGCGATAAACATCGGATAGCCGTTATCATTCACGGCGGCGCGCGCGGTCATCGCGGAGGCCTGGGTCAGGCTCTCCAGGAAGGGTCGCACGGCCTCGGTCAGCGGATAGCCATCAACCGCCCGGTCTCCCAGCCGCACCAGCGCGAGCCCCAGGCGGTAGCGGGGCCCGGGCTCCACCTCGCGCACATAGCCCGCGTCTACGAGGGTGCGCGCGAGCGCAAACGTGCCGCTCTTGGACAGCCCCAGCGCGCGCGTGAGCTCGGTCAGTGTCACGCCGTGGCGCGGGCCATCGGCCACGATATCCACGAGGCGCACGGCCCGGGCCACGCTCGCGACCGTATAGTCGCGGCGGGTGGAGGGTGGCGAGACGGTCATGCTGATCCTTTCGAACGGTGTTCGGTAATGGCCCCAATCTAGCCAGAGCGCCGCCGCGACCGCGCGGACGTCACGCAGTGTGCACGGAATGTACACCGGGCGGGGGGATTTACGTCATCCGGGGTTGGTGTACTGAACCGGTCATGACTTTTTCGAAACCCCTGCGCAGTAACGCGTGGTTTGCCGGCAGCACCGAGGTCGCGCTGATGCACCGCGTGGCCCTGGCCAATTCCGGCATCACCGTGGACCCCGCACACCCGCGCCCGATCATCGGCATCCTCGATTCCTCCTCCGCGATCAACCCGTGCAATCTGACGCTGCGTGCCCGCGGCGAGGATGCGGCGCGCGGCGTGCGAGAGGCCGGGGGGATCGCGCTGATCCTGCCCACCATCACGCTGGGCGAGGACCTGATGAAGCCCACCGCGATGCTCTATCGCGCGCTGCTCTCAATCGAGGTGGAGGAATATGCGCGCGCCTACCCCCTGGACGGCCTGATCATCCTCGGCAACTGCGATAAGTCGCTGCCCGGCGCGCTGCTGGGCGCGCTCAGCGCCAATCTGCCCACGATCATCGTGAACGGCGGCCCGCGCCCCGCGGGCCGCTTCCGGGGGGCCGATCTGGGCACCGGGACCGCCCTGTGGCGCGCGACGCAGCAGCAGCGCGCGGGCACGCTGGATGCCGAGGGTTGGGCGGGGTTTGAGCGGGCACTCGCATGTGGCCCGGGCTCCTGCAATACCATGGGCACCGCCTCCTCGATGGCGATCGTTTTGGAGGCCCTGGGTTTTCTCCTGCCCGGCTCCTCGACCCCCGCCGCCGATGATCCGCGCCGCCCGGGTCAGGCCGAGGCCGCGGGGCGCGCCGCTGTGCGCGCCGTCTGGGAGGAGCGCACCCCCGATCACTATCTGACCCGCGAGGGCCTGAACCTTGCGCTGACCACGCTCGCGGCGCTGGGCGGCTCCACCAAT encodes the following:
- a CDS encoding carbohydrate ABC transporter permease; this encodes MSDRAFSYALLIPAFFFLTLFTVKPLIGSVLSSMQERGGGGFTLENYARLGEDETFLRAATNNLLFSLLTVPLSLGLAMWLAVLLHQKMRGQGFLRAGVFAPAILPMVAIAVIWMYFYQPNIGVFNTILGSLGLPTPDWLGDPALVLPSLMVMMVWKEAGFFMIFYLAGLQGIDPELEEASRLEGTGKFRHFWKVSFPLLLPTTLFSAIVALSDSIKMVDFVFVMTQGGPNNASTLLLYHIYKVSFAQHWPQYAAAMSLVVVAVLVALAVIQIRLIDRKIHYR
- a CDS encoding carbohydrate ABC transporter permease, which translates into the protein MTGTATLVPPAKPSAAPARARKPRGERILTAADRTEMVVAWIAGLLWISPLVYVFYRAFLVEDGAGGHFGLENITSAWERAPFGQYYLNTTLLVTGITLAQLVIGALAAYAFARFTFPGKNVLFIFVLVQLMIFPEVFMSENYRTIAGMGLLDTLAGIGLPYIASAFCIFYLRQAFMGVPGELVEAAKIEGASRLEILWKVFVPAAKPSLIAYALVSVSTQWNNFLWPLIVASSDTTRPITVGLVRFLAPETGMDFPKMAAGTVIVIAPLLAAFLIGQRGFINSFLRSGIK
- a CDS encoding nuclear transport factor 2 family protein, which encodes MHENNQVHDVMQRYFGALGSPDPADLKNVFSEDAVWHAPGRLPNSGIWRGSEAIVSEFFPIATRRMKPGSFATHLLSMTIGADNAVVEWEASAENLAGSVYQNRYMANFIIRNKQIVEVREYFDTQRGETLFA
- a CDS encoding zinc-dependent alcohol dehydrogenase: MRALRIAEPGRIGIADVPAPVAGPGETLCRPLLIGLCGTDLELLDGQIAPDQVRYPLIPGHEWVGAGPDGLVVAEGLIGCTTCARCLAGEPNLCAAATETGFTRDGAAAELIAVPTRALHAVGPEIGVDNAVLLEPAAVVWRALDRAQPAPGSRILIIGDGTIGLLAARLSAAWSPAEVHVRGLRASQLALVRRSGASRFFREPTAGEYDLVIDAAGSRRATLEALAAARTGGTVLLLAYLGRGVEVPLPVDEIINRDLSVRGSFASTPAAWNAVLSGLSRGTLDLDWLITHRFALGEFDAALHALREPGGCRGKVILDLSL
- a CDS encoding IclR family transcriptional regulator, which gives rise to MTVSPPSTRRDYTVASVARAVRLVDIVADGPRHGVTLTELTRALGLSKSGTFALARTLVDAGYVREVEPGPRYRLGLALVRLGDRAVDGYPLTEAVRPFLESLTQASAMTARAAVNDNGYPMFIARVDAPGNVRFHAPLGVRELPHSSAAGKVILAHLDPAEATRVLAETGLPRRTAHTLTDPARVRADLIAIRERGYGIDDEEDQDGVFCLSAPVLGREGAIFGALSITGIKISRTPEQVATLGAQVRDSALALTRLLRS